One genomic window of Quercus robur chromosome 6, dhQueRobu3.1, whole genome shotgun sequence includes the following:
- the LOC126690297 gene encoding uncharacterized protein LOC126690297 has translation MTLRWFNGLRRSTIHSFAELIQEFGARFVTCSRVPQPVDALLSIKIRVSETLWNYTSWYWELYNEIGGGNEKITASTFRMWLLKDSELRESLTKRPLENMRQLMRCIEEYKRLKDDRLQNKGKASLLNRSRQGVFPLRPRKDFRMQALEAKIGGGVNVAFKESVHKIVDRIKNEPFFRWPNKIGGDPSRKNQNLYCTYHRDKGHTIKQCRVLKDHLGQLVKAEYLKEFVVDFGNRDASHGAQQKGNALPSPLGVIEVIHAAPRGATITRKGVLTVAPKENFSGEQPPIKKIKVGWGPITFDKEDLEGMIQLHGDALVVTAQINGFLVKRVMVEQGSGVNVMYSDLFEGFKLKNQDLMKYDTPLVSFNGRVVILEGQISLPVNMEGKEVTVTFIIVSSFSP, from the coding sequence ATGACCTTAAGATGGTTTAATGGGTTACGAAGAAGTACCATTCACAGTTTTGCTGAGTTGATCCAGGAATTCGGTGCTCGATTTGTGACATGCAGCCGGGTGCCACAACCGGTGGACGCGTTACTATCCATAAAGATAAGGGTTAGTGAAACCCTTTGGAATTATACCAGTTGGTATTGGGAGCTTTACAATGAAATTGGTGGGGGTAACGAGAAGATTACAGCGAGCACTTTTAGGATGTGGCTGCTCAAGGATTCTGAATTACGGGAGTCGTTGACGAAAAGGCCTCTCGAGAATATGAGGCAACTCATGAGGTGTATTGAGGAGTATAAACGCCTTAAGGACGATCGGTTGCAAAATAAGGGCAAGGCCTCGTTGCTAAATCGTTCTCGGCAAGGCGTTTTTCCCCTGAGACCACGGAAGgatttcaggatgcaggcactgGAAGcaaaaattggggggggggtgAACGTGGCATTCAAGGAGTCTGTACACAAGATTGTAGACCGGATTAAGAACGAACCATTCTTTAGGTGGCCGAACAAGATAGGGGGTGACCCGTCTCGAAAgaatcaaaacttgtattgtacATACCATAGGGATAAGGGGCATACCATCAAGCAATGTCGGGTATTAAAAGATCATCTAGGGCAACTGGTGAAGGCCGAATATTTGAAAGAGTTCGTAGTGGATTTCGGAAATCGGGATGCTAGTCATGGTGCTCAGCAAAAAGGGAACGCTCTCCCATCGCCATTAGGGGTGATTGAGGTCATCCATGCTGCCCCGAGGGGTGCGACTATAACCAGAAAAGGGGTGTTGACAGTGGCACCCAAAGAAAATTTCTCGGGAGAACAACCCcccataaagaaaataaaagttggttGGGGGCCCATCACTTTTGACAAGGAGGATCTGGAGGGAATGATTCAATTGCACGGTGATGCGTTGGTAGTGACCGCGCAAATAAACGGCTTCTTAGTGAAAAGGGTGATGGTAGAGCAGGGAAGCGGGGTCAACGTAATGTACTCGGATCTATTCGAAGGGTTCAAATTAAAGAATCAGGACTTGATGAAGTATGATACGCCGTTGGTCTCTTTTAATGGAAGGGTGGTGATTCTCGAAGGTCAAATTTCGCTTCCTGTAAATATGGAAGGTAAGGAGGTGACGGTGACCTTCATAATAGTCAGTTCGTTCTCCCCATAA
- the LOC126689165 gene encoding uncharacterized protein LOC126689165: MRPPGPGGPHPGGPGPGPGPGPGPGWGPPGPPGPPVPWPGPPDFLGGLFGGLCNTISSCFYFLCCCWLVQDCFGPPAPPPPPGPPPPPPGPPLIFAPPPPPPPPPPGPPLVLFPPPGPPGPPGPFGPPGPFGPPGGPPDPFGPPPP; this comes from the exons ATGAGACCACCGGGTCCTGGTGGGCCTCATCCTGGAGGACCTGGACCAGGACCTGGACCTGGACCTGGGCCTGGTTGGGGTCCACCTGGACCTCCCGGACCTCCAGTTCCGTGGCCTGGACCGCCAGACTTTCTTGGTGGCTTATTTGGTGGATTATGCAACACCATATCCTCTTG TTTCTACTTCTTGTGCTGTTGTTGGTTAGTACAGGACTGCTTTGGTCCACcagctcctcctcctcctcctggtcctccaccaccacccccTGGACCTCCTCTTATATTtgctccacctccacctcctccGCCACCACCACCTGGACCTCCTCTTGTTCTGTTTCCTCCACCTGGTCCTCCCGGCCCACCTGGCCCATTTGGACCCCCTGGCCCATTCGGACCCCCTGGTGGCCCACCTGACCCGTTTGGACCTCCACCTCCTTAA